The proteins below come from a single Mercenaria mercenaria strain notata chromosome 3, MADL_Memer_1, whole genome shotgun sequence genomic window:
- the LOC123523491 gene encoding cell division cycle protein 20 homolog, whose product MAERRHSVSHRTAFDRFIPFRPNLDVETSHARLMSCSSDCTENELAQLKSPVTKSYTRLLSETTHAGDGKILPICSTPVSSPFKSRMNQLFPTSPDEGYDSPTVDRVRRIPTSPECIMDMPGLRDDFYTNLLDWSDRNLIAVALFQSAYVWNADSKDCQRIEIHFPEPNFYISALSWSQREKLLAISDNDGELTICDVEKMQSKRKFVPLRQKCSVGALQWTDFGIISGNRKGEITLHDDRCKDSSAMKYMNGHHLKEVCGLRLAPGTSYLASGGDDGHVNVWDLRMMQNCKNIKAHTACVKALAWCPWRQGVIATGGGSNDGHIRLWYAHTGEQLGETFTKSQICGLLWSEEYNELVSALGSPTPEKNDLIVWNMKKFEFEAVAKLRQHIARPLHIALSPDKTTIASAGADEALCLWNTFPRRSRRHTWTHWDKSPLNMLKYIR is encoded by the exons ATGGCTGAACGAAGGCACTCAGTGTCACACAGGACGGCGTTTGATAGATTCATACCCTTCCGACCGAACTTGGATGTTGAGACATCACATGCTAGACTCATGTCTTGTTCATCCGATTGTACAGAGAATGAACTTGCACAGCTCAAGAGCCCGGTCACAAAATCGTATACAAGGCTTTTGTCAGAAACAACACACGCTGGAGATGGCAAAATTTTACCGATATGCAGCACACCAGTTTCAA GTCCTTTCAAAAGCCGGATGAACCAGCTGTTTCCGACCAGTCCCGACGAAGGATATGATTCTCCGACAGTAGACAGAGTCCGGAGAATCCCGACGTCACCAGAATGTATAATGGACATGCCAGGACTGAGAGACGATTTTT ataCAAATTTATTAGATTGGAGCGATCGAAACTTGATTGCAGTTGCTCTTTTCCAGTCAGCATATGTATGGAACGCCGACTCCAAAGATTGTCAAAGAATTGAAATACATTTTCCGGAACCAAACTTTTACATATCGGCACTGTCTTGGAGTCAACGGGAGAAATTGTTGGCCATCTCCGACAACGACGGAGAGCTTAcg ATTTGTGACGTTGAAAAGATGCAATCAAAGAGAAAGTTTGTGCCTTTAAGACAGAAATGTTCAGTGGGAGCCCTTCAGTGGACAGACTTTGGAATCATAAG CGGTAACCGAAAGGGGGAGATAACTCTGCACGATGATAGATGCAAGGACAGCTCCGCAATGAAATACATGAACGGGCACCATTTAAAAGAAGTTTGTGGTTTGAGGCTAGCACCCGGAACGTCTTACTTGGCAAGTGGCGGAGATGACGGTCATGTAAATGTCTGGGATCTTCGAATGATGcaaaactgcaaaaatattaAGGCCCACACGGCTTGTGTTAAG GCTTTGGCGTGGTGTCCGTGGAGGCAGGGTGTCATAGCAACCGGCGGTGGATCGAATGACGGTCACATACGTCTGTGGTACGCACACACGGGAGAACAGTTGGGGGAGACTTTTACAAAATCACAG ATCTGTGGCCTGCTGTGGTCAGAGGAGTACAATGAACTAGTATCTGCCCTAGGGTCCCCTACTCCCGAGAAGAATGACCTGATTGTCTGGAATATGAAGAAGTTCGAGTTCGAAGCCGTGGCCAAACTCAGACAGCATATCGCACGTCCTTTACACATAGCGCTCAGTCCAGATAAAACCACAATAG